One window from the genome of Desulforamulus ruminis DSM 2154 encodes:
- the speD gene encoding adenosylmethionine decarboxylase has product MKPLGRHVLAEIYGCEFNILNDVKRVEEIMVNAALESGAEVREFVFHKFSPQGVSGVVVISESHLAIHTWPELGYAAVDVFTCGDTVNPWDACNFLTREFGAKDMAAQETKRGILPGMEPRLVAVNS; this is encoded by the coding sequence ATGAAACCTTTGGGCCGCCATGTCTTGGCTGAAATCTATGGCTGTGAATTTAATATCCTTAACGATGTGAAAAGAGTTGAGGAAATTATGGTGAACGCAGCACTGGAATCGGGGGCTGAGGTCCGCGAGTTTGTTTTTCACAAATTTAGTCCGCAGGGAGTTAGCGGGGTTGTCGTAATTAGTGAGAGTCATTTAGCCATCCATACCTGGCCGGAACTGGGTTATGCCGCGGTAGACGTCTTTACCTGTGGCGATACAGTAAATCCCTGGGATGCCTGTAACTTTTTAACCAGAGAATTTGGCGCTAAGGACATGGCTGCTCAAGAAACAAAAAGGGGAATCCTGCCTGGGATGGAGCCTCGTTTGGTGGCTGTAAACTCATAG
- a CDS encoding polyprenyl synthetase family protein translates to MSGTLFATVKEELQSVHQMIKEQLTIKAGHLGNYAHLEFAPPDPVIRPALVILVARFYRCFSPRVLSLGAIIQFIFMASQIHSRIPEGPEPGIEPQDPRDGTQFPVLVGDYLYGKFFTSLCDANLVTYLRPLTEIIALIHEGGILHKRNLLAITENPELFNEIVRLENAELMAGAAKLAADLAGASQWEQACLQDFGLALGMVYGLTRRGIYDQRVIKYSETALKALEKLPERPEKALLEKLLRVSGSADQSSIRMVV, encoded by the coding sequence TTGTCAGGCACTTTATTTGCAACGGTTAAAGAAGAACTTCAGTCCGTTCACCAGATGATTAAAGAACAATTAACCATCAAAGCCGGACATTTGGGAAATTACGCTCATTTGGAATTTGCCCCGCCGGACCCGGTGATTCGTCCGGCTTTGGTAATTCTGGTGGCCCGTTTTTATCGTTGTTTTTCACCCAGGGTGCTTTCCCTGGGAGCCATCATACAGTTTATTTTTATGGCCTCGCAAATTCATTCCCGCATCCCCGAAGGCCCGGAACCCGGCATAGAGCCGCAGGACCCCCGGGATGGCACGCAGTTTCCGGTTTTGGTGGGGGACTATTTATATGGAAAATTCTTCACCAGCCTCTGTGACGCCAATCTGGTAACTTATTTGAGACCTTTGACAGAAATTATCGCCCTGATTCATGAAGGCGGTATACTGCATAAAAGGAACCTCCTGGCAATTACGGAAAATCCTGAACTGTTTAACGAAATTGTTCGTTTAGAAAATGCTGAATTAATGGCCGGGGCGGCCAAACTGGCAGCAGATTTAGCCGGGGCGTCCCAATGGGAGCAGGCCTGTCTCCAGGATTTTGGTCTGGCTCTGGGCATGGTTTACGGCCTTACCCGCAGGGGCATTTATGACCAGAGGGTGATCAAATACTCCGAAACAGCCCTGAAGGCGTTGGAGAAATTACCTGAACGCCCGGAAAAAGCGCTGCTGGAGAAGCTGCTCAGGGTTTCGGGTTCCGCGGATCAATCTTCTATAAGAATGGTTGTCTGA